CAGCCCAGTTGTTCACGCGTAGCGGCCACTTCGGCATCACCCAGCGGCGCACCGTGGGAATCATGCGTACCGGCTTTGTTCGGCGAGCCAAAACCAATGACGGTTTTGCACAGCAACAGAGAGGGCTTATCGCTCACACGCTTCGCTTCTTCGATAGCGCGCTCGATAGCATCAGCATCGTGGCCGTCAACACCGCGCACCACATGCCAGCCATAGGATTCAAAACGGGCTGCGGTATCATCGGTAAACCACCCTTCGATATGGCCATCGATGGAAATACCGTTATCGTCGTAGAACGCGACCAGTTTACCCAGTTTCAGGGTTCCGGCCAGCGAGCAGACCTCGTGGGAGATCCCTTCCATCATGCAACCATCACCGAGGAAGACATAGGTGTGGTGATCAACGATGTCATGACCCGGGCGGTTGAACTGCGCCGCCAGCGTGCGCTCAGCAATCGCCATGCCGACCGCATTGGCAATCCCCTGTCCCAGCGGGCCGGTGGTGGTTTCCACGCCCGGTGTGTAACCCACTTCCGGGTGCCCCGGTGTTCTGGAGTGCAACTGGCGGAAGTTTTTCAGTTCTTCAATCGGCAGGTCATAACCGGTCAGGTGCAGCAGGCTGTAAATCAGCATCGATGCATGGCCATTGGACAGCACAAAGCGGTCGCGGTTGGCCCAGTTCGGATTAGCCGGGTTATGGTTTAGGTGGTCACGCCATAATACTTCAGCGATATCCGCCATCCCCATCGGTGCGCCCGGATGACCGGATTTGGCCTTCTGCACGCCATCCATACTCAACGCACGGATAGCATTGGCAAGTTCTTTACGAGAGGACATGCTTTACTCCAGATCGGATTGAACAATAGCCTTTCGAACATAAAACATATTAATCAATACGTTAGCTCAAAATGGCAAAGAAAGGATATTGCCAAATGTACATGAAAAAGCGGTTGATTGCACATGGAACAACACGCGGCACACCGAAGTGCGCCGCGTGTCAAAGATAAGGGGATTAGCCCCCTGATGAGAGGTCAACACGCCTCAACGGATTAATGCGTGGCGCTTTCATGACCATGCAGGCGATGGCGAGTCACCAGCCCCAGCAACAGGCACATCACAAACACGACAAAATACAGGCCGTTAGCGGTAACTAACGCCGCATGCACGCCGAGGTGCTGCACAATCGGGCCGGTAACGATGAACGTCAGCATGGTGCCGACCGTCCCACAGGTCAGAATAAAATTCACCAGCTTCGGTGAGGGCACTTTTGTCTGCTGCGAGCCCAGCGTAATCAGGGTGGTGTAAATCGCGCTGGAAATAAACCCGAGGCCGAAGATGAAATATTTCAGCAAATCAGGTTGCCCGGCGCTGACAAACAGGTACATCGCCCCGGTCGCCAGCAGCGCCAGCACCGTAACAACGCGCTGCAAATCAAAGAATTTCAGCACCACGCTAAACACCCACATGCCAATCATGTAAGACGTCCAAAAACTGCTGACCAGCGCCCCTGCATCACCAATGTCCATGTTGAAGGTTTTGGTCACGTATTCCGGCACCCACTGAATAAACGCCAGTTGCCCGAGGATATAGCACAATGCCGCCACCGACAGGAACAGCACACCCGTGCCCCATTTTTCCTGCACGACATTCTGTTGTACATCCGCTTTTTTTGCGCCAATTTCAGGGAAATCAGACAACAGCGTCAACACCAGAATCACGACATACAGCAGCCCGATACAGGCATAGATCCAGTACCAGCCAAAATGGCGAGACAGCAATGCCGCGGCGACAATCGGAAAGATAGTCCCGGCCATACTGAAAAAGGAATCGGTAAACAGCAGACGCGCACCGCGCTGGCGGCCAACGTAGAGCTGGGTTATCAGGAAAGTACCAATCGACATGGTAATACCGCTGACCACGCCAAGCACGAACATACAGGCTGAGAACACCGCCAGCGATTTACCAACAAACAACCCGATAACGGAGAGCACAATCAGGATGAAGCCGAAGATCAGCTGTTTTTTCAGCGCGAAAACATCCATCAGCCAAACATTGAGAAAAATGGACAACAGAATACCGGTATTCAAAAACGTAAAGGTGTTGCTCATATCGGCAATCGGTACGTTGAAATACTGTGCGATATCACCCATCACCATACCGGTGACAATGACCAGCGCGCCGGTCAGCGCATAAGAGAAGCAACTGGTAAAAAACAGCCGCTGACGATTAAGATCAGACATATTTCCTTCCTGTCATAAGAAACATAAAAAGCGCCGCCCGCAGTGAGCCCGCGCCATAAACCCCATAATCAGATTATCTTTGCGACTTTCACTTCGCCATTACGCGATGCAAGAACCCGGCATTAACGAAAAAAAGGTTGAGCACCGGAGCACTCAACCTTTCTATCTTATTGCACCGTCTTACTCTTCGTCTTCCAGATAGGTATAACCATACAGGCCGGTTTCAAACTCTTGCATGAACTGTGCTTGCAATTCCGGTTCCAGATCGGCTGCTTTCACCTGGTCACGAAAACGCGACATCAGCACACTCGGGTCAAGCTGCACATACTCAAGCATGTCTGCCACCGTATTGCCTTCATCTGACTCTTCAATCTCAACGGTGCCATCCTGAAACACAAACACATCCACCGTGGAAGTATCACCAAACAGGTTATGCATATTACCGAGAATTTCCTGATACGCCCCGACCATGAAAAAGCCTAACAGCGGCGGATTTTCCGGGTCATACGGTGGCATTGGCATGGTGGTGGCTACGCCATCGCCATCCACATAGTGGTCAATCGCCCCATCAGAATCACAGGTGATATCAAGCAGTACGGCACGACGCTGCGGCGGCTTGTCCAGCCCTTCCAGCGGCAACACCGGGAACAGTTGGTCAATCCCCCAGGCATCCGGCATCGACTGGAACAGCGAAAAGTTCACGTACAGCTTATCCGCCATCCGCTCTTGCAGCTCGTCGATAATCGGCCGGTGAGCACGGTTACTCGGGTCAAGCTGCTGTTGCAGACGCTGACAGATATTGAGATAGAGCTGTTCTGCCTGCGCGCGCTGGGTTAAATCCAGCATACCGTGGGTATACTGCGTGTGGATATCGTTCAAATCCATCTGGCTGTCATGCAGCCATTCGCGCAGTGAGCGGCGGTTGCCCGGCTCCTGAATTTCCTGCCAGGTATTCCATAAGCTTTCCAGCGCACGCGGGGCATCGGCATCCGGCTGCGTGGGCTCGCAAAACTCGTTACGTTCGACACCAATAATATTCGAGACCAAAACGGTGTGGTGTGCCGTCACCGCGCGCCCGGACTCCGTGATAACCGTCGGATGTGGCAGGCCGTATTCATTACAGGCATCACCAATCCCCCAAATCACGTTATTGGCGTATTCGTTCAGGCCATAGTTGACCGAGCAGTCTGACTGTGAGCGCGTGCCCTCATAATCGACGCCCAACCCACCGCCAACGTCAAAACACTGAATATTGACGCCAAGCTTATGCAATTCAACGTAAAAACGCGCCGACTCGCGCACACCGGTGGCGATATCACGAATATTGGCCAACTGAGAGCCAAGATGGAAATGCAGCAATTGCAGGCAATCGAGGCGGTTGGCATTACGCAGCAACTCCACCAGTTGCAGCACCTGAGTGGCTGCAAGGCCAAACTTCGACTTCTCGCCGCCGCTTGACTGCCATTTGCCCGAGCCTTGCGAGGCCAGACGCGC
This sequence is a window from Dickeya aquatica. Protein-coding genes within it:
- the tsgA gene encoding MFS transporter TsgA, with product MSDLNRQRLFFTSCFSYALTGALVIVTGMVMGDIAQYFNVPIADMSNTFTFLNTGILLSIFLNVWLMDVFALKKQLIFGFILIVLSVIGLFVGKSLAVFSACMFVLGVVSGITMSIGTFLITQLYVGRQRGARLLFTDSFFSMAGTIFPIVAAALLSRHFGWYWIYACIGLLYVVILVLTLLSDFPEIGAKKADVQQNVVQEKWGTGVLFLSVAALCYILGQLAFIQWVPEYVTKTFNMDIGDAGALVSSFWTSYMIGMWVFSVVLKFFDLQRVVTVLALLATGAMYLFVSAGQPDLLKYFIFGLGFISSAIYTTLITLGSQQTKVPSPKLVNFILTCGTVGTMLTFIVTGPIVQHLGVHAALVTANGLYFVVFVMCLLLGLVTRHRLHGHESATH
- the speA gene encoding biosynthetic arginine decarboxylase; translation: MSDDMIQPYSSVAGKHDHLRSMQEVAMNDRDASEMLRTYNIAWWGNNYYDVNELGHISVCPDPDVPQARVDLAKLVKARQQDNQRLPALFCFPQILQHRLRSINAAFKRARESFGYQGGYFLVYPIKVNQHRRVIESLINSGEPLGLEAGSKAELMAVLGHAGMTRSVIVCNGYKDREYIRLALIGEKLGHKVYLVIEKMSEIKLVLEEAERLNVVPRLGVRARLASQGSGKWQSSGGEKSKFGLAATQVLQLVELLRNANRLDCLQLLHFHLGSQLANIRDIATGVRESARFYVELHKLGVNIQCFDVGGGLGVDYEGTRSQSDCSVNYGLNEYANNVIWGIGDACNEYGLPHPTVITESGRAVTAHHTVLVSNIIGVERNEFCEPTQPDADAPRALESLWNTWQEIQEPGNRRSLREWLHDSQMDLNDIHTQYTHGMLDLTQRAQAEQLYLNICQRLQQQLDPSNRAHRPIIDELQERMADKLYVNFSLFQSMPDAWGIDQLFPVLPLEGLDKPPQRRAVLLDITCDSDGAIDHYVDGDGVATTMPMPPYDPENPPLLGFFMVGAYQEILGNMHNLFGDTSTVDVFVFQDGTVEIEESDEGNTVADMLEYVQLDPSVLMSRFRDQVKAADLEPELQAQFMQEFETGLYGYTYLEDEE